Within the Sarcophilus harrisii chromosome 2, mSarHar1.11, whole genome shotgun sequence genome, the region CATGTTAAAACAATTCAGTAAGAGTTCTTCAGTTAAATCTTCTTCACACATATAGCTTAGCAAACAAGACAGATCAGGAAGAAGAAAGCGCTAATGTTCCATAGCTGGATTTTCCTGTAAATTTGAAGGATAGATCAAAGTGTATGGGGAAAACATTTCAAAGTGACCTGATGTACAGTGACTGATGTAAAGGAATCTCTTAGATCATACATTATTTTCCAGTAAGAGAAGgttaaaaagaatgtttttttcatcttcaagGAAACTAAAGGTGATagttttttgcttaaaaaaaaagtttgtagtaAATGTTGATAATCCCTAAATGATATGTACTTGTAAGTTCAAGGTAGTCTGGAAGAGAAAAATGTTCACAACCTTCATTTGTAGCTTTTCTCCTGGTACCccctcagcatttttttttagcagttctgCCCAATGTCTTCTACTAAAGGATAGtgactttgtgtatgtgtgtaaaattgAGAGGACATAGGAAGAAGAGAGGTTGGGGGATGCCCTCCACACCTCCAGGGCATTTTTGGCTATAGGGTAGGCTGAGAGAGGTACTGCAGTAGTGCCAGACATGTAATggtaataaatacttttttccagtcaaggggcaaagttttattataaTGCTTGGGCAAAGTTCCTAATGAACTCAAAATTAATAAGGAGAAAGATGGGATCTTTTATGAGAAAGGCCTCAAAATAAGGTAAAGTAACTTTGCTAATTGTGTGCATTAGTAAATCAATTTTTGGTCATGGACATTCTGCTTATACAAGATGGCCTCTGTAGCTTCACCCCAAGATTGTATAAGGTAACAGTGAGCATCAGTACAGGATAGCTCCGGCTGTACAAGATAATTCTACAGGGTCAGCTTGTTCCTTACTGGGACCCACTTAGATACTGGGTTGCTACCAGGGACAGTGTCTTTTGCAAGGGATATTACTATTAGGGGAGGAAGAACAGAAAGGCTAGAAtttgaaagaggaggagggatagAGGAGTGTGgttgtttgaaagaaaaaatatattttttgttatctaTATAGTAAATATggtatattatttaataatatattattataacatataatgtaataataatataataatagataatataactaataataaaataagtatagTAAATCTATATTTTTACTATCTATATAgtaaaactatataaactatagTTTTACAGATAGGAGGTGAAAGTCCCTTATGCTCACCTTTGGTTCCAGAAGCATTGAAcataattatgttcattttagAGAACCGCATTTCAAGAAGCACAGTGAGGAAGTGATCAGGATGAGGAGAGGCAGCCTTTGTGCTGAAGAGATCAGGCTGACTGATTGaaggaactatggagattaattgtggaagagaagacttagggccACATGACAATGATCTTCAGTTAATCATTGTTTTACTTCAGTAAGTAGAAAAGGAATGGGCCTACTACAGCTTCAGCTCAGAGAATTACACTAAGGGTCCTGAGTACACATTTGAAAAAAAGCACATATTTAAACTTAATTGTCATTGGATCTATTACCAATAGTAAACACTATTTCAGCACCCATGTGACAGACACTATGCttagtgctgaagatacaaaggaaggcaaaaatagcttctgccttcaaggagggAATTCTTAAAGTGCCAGCTATGCATCAGGTACTGTACTGggttacagataaataaatgaaacagtcTCTATTAGGAGTGTCCATTTGAACGTTATAACAGCTTTATAGAGGTAAGCacaactatttttgttgtttcagaAATCAGTGACATTCCAGGATGTGTCAGTGGAATTCACTTGGGAAGAGTGGGAACATTTGAACTCAACTCAGAAGGAATTGTACCGGgatgtgatgctggagaactatATGAACTTGGTCTCTTTGGGTAAGAATACTTAACCCCTTTACAATCTTgagatataggtatagatatagatacatacatacatacatacatatactatgCAGACTTTCAAGATTTTAAGTTACTCTTTAGTGTTTTAGTGTACAAAAATAAAGTGTTCCTAATCCTTTTCTAGCCAAGAGATGGGTACTTATGCTGTTTCCAAGAAAAGGGTCTTTGTTtcataaatgtggaaactgaTTTTTTATTATCCTTGAGCATGTATCTTGTTCTCtgtgttattttaaattgaatattaaGTCCTATTCTGTAACCAATTATCCCATAGTATAACCTTCAGTGGTCCCAAGTCCTATCCTTGGAGTCATCCTAGCATGTCTactttctccccccctccccaaagggAACCTGAAcatgttttgaattttctttttaagtttataagggtgctttttaaaaaaatgtcatttttctctCTGCCCCCTCTCATACTTAAAAATAAACCCTAATACACTTTTCAATCAGCCCATTGAGCCCttcttgattgaaaaaaaaatctcgcACAAAATTAGCTAACATAGATAGTACCCTTGGTGTTATAAGACACATTCTGCACCCTTGTTTCCTCACCTTTCTACTAAGAGTTGTGATAGAGTTCATTTATCTGTTCCATGATGAAATTCTGAGATGATTATCCCTAACACTTTTTGCTTTTCAATGAACAGGATTTGCAGTTTCCAAACCAGATGTGATCTACCaattggaaagaaagaatgaatcttGGATGCCGGAGCCAGATATTCTAAGAAGTAGCTGTCCAGGTGACTATATAAAACCTGAGGAGATGGGTCATTAGCAAAATACTGCCCTATTGGCCATTTTAGATTGAAGCTCttgtaaaatatagaaaaagagctatgattttaaaacaatattttaactCAAGATGTTAATTTTTTATGTATGCCTTTATTCATATGTACCTTCACTTTTAAAGAATGTTGTTGCCTTAGTACAAGAATAATATCTCCTCTTCTATTCATTGAAGGTGATCACAAGTAGGCATTCCCCTGCCTCACTtccatcattttatttctccttgtaatattttcttctgtgTTGTTTTATGATAATATTGCTTTGctgctctttctttttaaaatatttaattgtaaCCTAATTTACCTTCCTTTTAGAGTTCCATTTTATgccaacatctttttttttaattctttgaaattatctccATAAAGGCACAATAACATGTTCGTGTGACAGGATATAATCCTGTCATTGGACCTTTTGGTTTTCCACATTTGGTTATTTCCCAGAAAGCTGTGGTGAATGTTTTTTGAGAGATCTTTCTTTGCTTTCAGGAACATGTTAGATGAACCATTTTCAGATTTCAAGAACCATTAGATGAAAGCACATGAACAGATATTTTAGCTCTAGCTTAAATTGCTTGGATGCTTTATAGAAAAATCGTAAAAGTAGCTTCCTAAGTATCTTTCAACCATAAGTGccaaaatttgttattttaaattatctttgctAATATGATTGCTATTTGGTGAGACCTCTAAGTGGTTTTCAGTTTTAATTACTTGATTATCAGAGTTTGAGTAATTTGTTagataattattagtaatttcttttctgaaaaataacTATGTCTTGATTATTCATCTTTTGGAATTAGATCTTACTTTTACAAATTTGAATTCCTTACAATATAGATATGTTGGATTTATAGAAGTTTATGGCAGTGATTGTCTAATATgaccttttttttggtcatatttcttctttattctatttAGTTTATGTTTCTATCTTTCCTCCTTATGCTAAATTCATCgattctctatttttcttatgttCAGTTTTTACCTCAGATAATAATATGGACATATTTGCAAGTTCTCAAATTCATCTGTCATTTTCTGAATGCCACCCAAATGTCAAGAATTTATAGCAGAGTAATGGCTGATTCATCTTTCCACATATTTGATCCCAAGTCACTTCATTCATATGTTAACTTTGAGTCACTATGCCTTCACGTAAGATAAACTGTAATTCTTAGTGAGAGACCAGTGAGAGTAGTCTCGCAAGCGGGAAGAGAAAAGTATAGTCCTAAAACCTTGAGCAAGTAGGACCcttgggaaagaggggaaaaggcaaCTTAATCAgctctttattcttcctttcagGGAGTAAAGAATTTCCtgaagagaaaccttatgaatgtgtTGTCTGTGGGAAGGCCTTCAGTATTAAGACACAACTTACTgtgcatcagagaattcacactgggaTGATTCTTTATGAATGCAGTGAATGTGGGAAGACCTTCTATCGGAACTCAGATTATATgaaacatcaaagaattcatactggagagaaaccttatgaatgtagtaTATGTGGGGAGGCCTACAGTAGCAAGTCATATCTTATTATGCATCAGAAAATGCATGCAGAGACACCTTGTGAATATAGGGAGTATGGGAAGGCCATCCATGAAAAGTCAGCATTTATTCAACATCAAAGAATTCACACtgaagagaaaccttataaatgtagtgaatgtggaaaagctttcaggAACAGGTCCCAGATTATTGAACACCAGAGCATTCACACTGGAGTGAGACCTTATGAATGTGctgaatgtgggaaggcctttagGACTAAGACATATTTTACTgagcatcagagaattcatactggagagaaaccttatgcaTGTAGTGAATGTGGGAAGCCCTTCAGGAGTAAGGCACAACTTAATatgcatcagagaattcatactggagagaaaccttatggaTGTAAGGAATGTGGGAAGGCTTTCCTGCGCAATTCAGATCTTATgcaacatcagagaattcatactggagagaaaccttataactGTAGTATGTGTGGGAAGGCCTTCAGGATTAAGACACAACTTACTCTGCAcgagagaattcatactggaaagATTTTTGTTGACTGTAAGGAGTGTGGCAAGGTCTTCAATCGGAATTCGGATTATattaaacatcagagaattcatactggggagaaaccttatgaatgtaggGAATGTGGGATGGCCTTCAGACTTAAAACACAGCTTTTTGTGCATCATAgtattcacactggagagaaaccttatgaatgtaatacTTGTGGGAAGACCTTCACTAGCAAGTCATCTCTTACCATgcaccagagaattcatactggagagaaacctcatGAATGTAAGGAGTGTGGGAAGGCTTTTCACTGCAACTCAACACTTATTCGCCATCAAGTAATTCACACAgaagagaagccttatgaatgtggAAAATGTGGGAGGACTTTCAGGCTTAAGGCACAGCTTTCTATTCATTATAtgattcatactggagagaaaccttatgaatgtaatgtatgtgggaaggccttcagtAGCAAGTCTTATCTTATTGTGCaccagaaaattcatactggagagacaCTTTATGAATGTAAGGAGTGTGGGAAGACTTTCCACTACAAGGCGGCACTTATTCGCCATCAAGGAATTCACACggaagagaagccttatgaatgtggggaatgtggaaaggctttcaggcTTAAGACACAGCTTTCTATGCATCATAttattcatactggagagaaaccttacaaATGTAGTATATGTGGTAAGGCCTTCAATAGGAAGTCAACTCTTAATGCgcatcagaaaattcatactgggAGAGACACCTCATGAATATAAGAAGTGTGGCCAGACTTTCCACTACATCTTAGCACTCATTTGTCATCAAAGAATTCACACTGAAGAGCACTGTATGTAGTGAATGTGGGAAGACCTTCAAGAGGAATCAACTCTTAATATGCATCAGAGAATTTATACTGGGgaaaagccttatgaatgtagtCAACGTGGGATGGCTTTTAGGCTTAAGACATTTCTGTGCATCACAGTATTCACACTACAAAGAAAccttaaaaatgtaaatgtgGGAAGGTCCTCAGAAGTTCCATTGCAGTGTCCATCAGAGAATTCATCCTGGAGAGATTCTTTATGAATGTAAGGAGTATGGGAGAGCTTACTTCTACAACTTAAAGCTTATGGTGCATCAAAGAAGTCGTACTGGAGGGTATAAACGCCTTTACACTGAGGACATTACTTTATATCCATCacagaattcatactggagagatttCTCAGAAATGTAAGGATTGTGGGAAAGCCTCACATCTCCCAAGGGTGAAATCTAACaaggtaaactgaggcaattCCCAAGcttagaatatttattaaaaaggtCATGCTGCCTGTCAATACATGGGTCAGTGGTTTGCCTCCATTTATACCAAAGACTTAGAAGCAAAAGGATACttcctcttttataaattttgagaAGTACAGAACAGGGTAGGTGACATCttggaattaaaaataacatcTGAGGCATGGGGAACAATAGGATTGATTGGAAAGTTAGAAATGGGAACTAGTAATAATCCCACCTCCATCCTCTCCCAATTGGCACTCTCAGGAGTGCATATTTTTCAAGCCCAGGTGCAAGATAGTGGTACAGACATAAAGCAGACCACATATCATTGAAGTGTAGCTAGGTGGTATGGATATGATACCTGACTCCAAAGGTCATTTAATTCCTTGAGGCAAGAATAGCTTAGCAGGAGAGCTAGATTTCTAAATTTAACCTATTATGAGACCCTTGGATTCTGAACTaagtttggagagagagagaaccagatTTCAGTACTTGTAGGACAAAAGCAATAAGTTGAAAATGGGATCGATAAGAAAATAATGCAGGATCAATTAAATCTTCTCAATTtccctattgatcagagagagagagagaaatctcatAGTTGACCTATCTATAAGCTAATCCTATGAGATCTTTAATAATCATTATCAACAATAGAATATATCAACAGAAATCTTTCAAGCAAAAGTGCAAAATAGTCTTTAACACAGTAATTAGTAATTGAGAAAGGATAACAAAACTGATTAATCATAACAGGATTACTAAAGCCATGGACTGAATTGAAAAGGGAAATTTACATGTCACAAGGCAATTAAGAAAACTAagcaaacataaataaaaaaagccAAAGTAATAGAATAACGATTGACATTAACTAATGGTAAATCTTCACATATCCCAGtaatctgctctttttttttttttttttaagttccaaactctttcctttcctctcttcttccccactTTGCACTAGAGAAGGCCATTATACATATACTCCCATACAAATACATGTGTTACATATATGTTAAAATACTGTGCAtacttctatcttttctttctctggagctagatagcatcttttttcttttttttttttaaataactttttattgacagaacccatgccagggtaattttttacagcattatcccttgcactcacttctgttccgatttttcccctctctccctccaccccttcccccagatggcaagcggtcctatacatgttaagtagattacagtagatcttggatacaatatatgtgtgcagaaacaaacagttctcttgttgctcagggagaattggatttagaaggtataaataacccaggaagtagaacaaaaatgcaagcagtttacattcatttcctagtgttctttctttggctgtagctgcttctgttcatccttgatcaattgaaactgagttagatcttctctttgtcaaagaaatccacttccatcagaatacatcctcatacagtatcgttgttgaactatataatgatttcctggttctgctcatttcactcagcatcagttcatgcaagtctcgccaattctctctgtattcatcctgctggtcattccttacagaacaataatattccataacattcatataccacaatttactcaaccattctccaattgatgggcatccattcattttccagcttctggccactacaaacagggctgccacaaacattttggcacatacaggtccctttcccttctttagtatctctttgggatataagcccagtagaaacactactggattaaagggtatgcacagtttgataactttttgaccatagttccaaatgatAGTGTCTTTTTTCATAGATCCTTGGTAATTGATTTGGATATAATActcagaaaagtttttttttttttttattcaaacatTATTGTTACTATGCCCATTATCCTCTGGGttcatctcatttcattctttattattttatgaaggccttccatatttttctaaaaccaacctaatcatcatttcttaaagcactgTAGCATTCCATCATAGTAACTCATTTTCAATGTCCATTTTATCAGCTCATTTTCTCTTGGATTCCAGATGTCTCATATAGCTGTCTGGTTCTGTGGAAATAGCTTGTCTTGGACATTCTGGAAAAAGTCTTGTTCTCAAAATAGTTCCAAAAAGGGCTTCTCTTCAACTTGGTGGCTTCTCTGGTTCACATCACTTATAGATTCTTAGACAGTCCTgctaaaatcttttataaaacGAATCACATAAACTTTGCTAAACCctcctaatttttatttctcccataaCTCTTCAAATCTTGTAGTTGTGATACATTACATTAAAAATCCACAGTTCACTTGAGATATCAGAGAATTTCAATTCTTAATTACCTCCttgctattttttcttaattctgcaACTATATAAACATTGCCATCAAGATGCTGAacgatcttttaaaaatatgagaatctgactttaaaagaaatctttctgggtatagatttGGCATGAAAGGAAAAAGTAGGCATATGATTATAGCAGCATCAATACTGGTACTCTTAAGTCACAGGGTCATATGATTCAACACATGCTTGGATGAAAATATCCTTAGTTCCATTTGTTTTCAAGTAATAATTTTATGAGCAGCCTAAGTATGTGACAGGGCCACATCTGTCTCTGAATTAACAGATGGGAAGAGGTCTTGTGTGGAAAACCTTATCCTTCTCAAAGTCTGTTTTCCCATCTTCCCCCAACCATTGTCTCAGAGCCAGACATCTATTGGCCACGATATCTCATTCCCATTGAACTGGAAGCATTTGATTTGACTTCAGACAATCATACTGGAAATCAAGGAATAATATCAGATTATACTTCCTACAAGTTTTTACCACACTTaacaaatttcaaattattaGAAATACAATT harbors:
- the LOC100918773 gene encoding zinc finger protein 260-like isoform X2, whose product is MGKGVVPRAKSANTVAQSRVGTAPRCSCRPDLRSSCVDLRLPRPLLRPQKETMAPAVAARPGQKSVTFQDVSVEFTWEEWEHLNSTQKELYRDVMLENYMNLVSLGFAVSKPDVIYQLERKNESWMPEPDILRSSCPGSKEFPEEKPYECVVCGKAFSIKTQLTVHQRIHTGMILYECSECGKTFYRNSDYMKHQRIHTGEKPYECSICGEAYSSKSYLIMHQKMHAETPCEYREYGKAIHEKSAFIQHQRIHTEEKPYKCSECGKAFRNRSQIIEHQSIHTGVRPYECAECGKAFRTKTYFTEHQRIHTGEKPYACSECGKPFRSKAQLNMHQRIHTGEKPYGCKECGKAFLRNSDLMQHQRIHTGEKPYNCSMCGKAFRIKTQLTLHERIHTGKIFVDCKECGKVFNRNSDYIKHQRIHTGEKPYECRECGMAFRLKTQLFVHHSIHTGEKPYECNTCGKTFTSKSSLTMHQRIHTGEKPHECKECGKAFHCNSTLIRHQVIHTEEKPYECGKCGRTFRLKAQLSIHYMIHTGEKPYECNVCGKAFSSKSYLIVHQKIHTGETLYECKECGKTFHYKAALIRHQGIHTEEKPYECGECGKAFRLKTQLSMHHIIHTGEKPYKCSICGKAFNRKSTLNAHQKIHTGRDTS
- the LOC100918773 gene encoding zinc finger protein OZF-like isoform X4, producing the protein MLENYMNLVSLGFAVSKPDVIYQLERKNESWMPEPDILRSSCPGSKEFPEEKPYECVVCGKAFSIKTQLTVHQRIHTGMILYECSECGKTFYRNSDYMKHQRIHTGEKPYECSICGEAYSSKSYLIMHQKMHAETPCEYREYGKAIHEKSAFIQHQRIHTEEKPYKCSECGKAFRNRSQIIEHQSIHTGVRPYECAECGKAFRTKTYFTEHQRIHTGEKPYACSECGKPFRSKAQLNMHQRIHTGEKPYGCKECGKAFLRNSDLMQHQRIHTGEKPYNCSMCGKAFRIKTQLTLHERIHTGKIFVDCKECGKVFNRNSDYIKHQRIHTGEKPYECRECGMAFRLKTQLFVHHSIHTGEKPYECNTCGKTFTSKSSLTMHQRIHTGEKPHECKECGKAFHCNSTLIRHQVIHTEEKPYECGKCGRTFRLKAQLSIHYMIHTGEKPYECNVCGKAFSSKSYLIVHQKIHTGETLYECKECGKTFHYKAALIRHQGIHTEEKPYECGECGKAFRLKTQLSMHHIIHTGEKPYKCSICGKAFNRKSTLNAHQKIHTGRDTS
- the LOC100918773 gene encoding zinc finger protein 260-like isoform X1, yielding MRFSPPSAPPPPFLPQRAPRHSLPALLLCPSRWPRPGFPSVTREFSWASLPPQDLRLPRPLLRPQKETMAPAVAARPGQKSVTFQDVSVEFTWEEWEHLNSTQKELYRDVMLENYMNLVSLGFAVSKPDVIYQLERKNESWMPEPDILRSSCPGSKEFPEEKPYECVVCGKAFSIKTQLTVHQRIHTGMILYECSECGKTFYRNSDYMKHQRIHTGEKPYECSICGEAYSSKSYLIMHQKMHAETPCEYREYGKAIHEKSAFIQHQRIHTEEKPYKCSECGKAFRNRSQIIEHQSIHTGVRPYECAECGKAFRTKTYFTEHQRIHTGEKPYACSECGKPFRSKAQLNMHQRIHTGEKPYGCKECGKAFLRNSDLMQHQRIHTGEKPYNCSMCGKAFRIKTQLTLHERIHTGKIFVDCKECGKVFNRNSDYIKHQRIHTGEKPYECRECGMAFRLKTQLFVHHSIHTGEKPYECNTCGKTFTSKSSLTMHQRIHTGEKPHECKECGKAFHCNSTLIRHQVIHTEEKPYECGKCGRTFRLKAQLSIHYMIHTGEKPYECNVCGKAFSSKSYLIVHQKIHTGETLYECKECGKTFHYKAALIRHQGIHTEEKPYECGECGKAFRLKTQLSMHHIIHTGEKPYKCSICGKAFNRKSTLNAHQKIHTGRDTS
- the LOC100918773 gene encoding zinc finger protein 420-like isoform X3, with the protein product MAPAVAARPGQKSVTFQDVSVEFTWEEWEHLNSTQKELYRDVMLENYMNLVSLGFAVSKPDVIYQLERKNESWMPEPDILRSSCPGSKEFPEEKPYECVVCGKAFSIKTQLTVHQRIHTGMILYECSECGKTFYRNSDYMKHQRIHTGEKPYECSICGEAYSSKSYLIMHQKMHAETPCEYREYGKAIHEKSAFIQHQRIHTEEKPYKCSECGKAFRNRSQIIEHQSIHTGVRPYECAECGKAFRTKTYFTEHQRIHTGEKPYACSECGKPFRSKAQLNMHQRIHTGEKPYGCKECGKAFLRNSDLMQHQRIHTGEKPYNCSMCGKAFRIKTQLTLHERIHTGKIFVDCKECGKVFNRNSDYIKHQRIHTGEKPYECRECGMAFRLKTQLFVHHSIHTGEKPYECNTCGKTFTSKSSLTMHQRIHTGEKPHECKECGKAFHCNSTLIRHQVIHTEEKPYECGKCGRTFRLKAQLSIHYMIHTGEKPYECNVCGKAFSSKSYLIVHQKIHTGETLYECKECGKTFHYKAALIRHQGIHTEEKPYECGECGKAFRLKTQLSMHHIIHTGEKPYKCSICGKAFNRKSTLNAHQKIHTGRDTS